One segment of Vagococcus martis DNA contains the following:
- a CDS encoding ABC transporter ATP-binding protein, whose amino-acid sequence MLINCQNVSFIREKECILQEINWQMSPGENWVILGLNGSGKTTLLKMITGYNWPSNGELTVLGETFGKTSIPDLKKKIGWVSSDLKHRINSNDVSENIVLSGKFASIGIWEKTTKDEEDLAKHILIRCGGKALIGKKFGILSQGQQQIVLIARALMAKPELLIFDEPCNGLDLFARQSMLDRIDHIAQEKQTKGLIFVTHYIEEIPASFDHILLLKDGKIFAKGLKSDVLTPDLLTRFYDNAVEVIKLPDNRLTIIPKSSK is encoded by the coding sequence GTGTTAATTAATTGCCAAAACGTGTCATTTATAAGAGAAAAAGAATGTATCTTACAAGAAATAAATTGGCAAATGAGTCCAGGGGAGAACTGGGTCATTTTAGGGTTAAATGGGTCTGGGAAAACAACGCTTTTAAAAATGATAACGGGATATAATTGGCCTTCAAATGGCGAATTAACAGTTCTTGGTGAAACGTTTGGAAAGACATCCATCCCTGATTTAAAGAAAAAAATAGGGTGGGTCAGCTCAGACTTAAAACATCGAATTAATTCTAATGATGTATCTGAAAACATTGTCTTAAGTGGCAAGTTTGCAAGTATTGGAATTTGGGAGAAAACAACCAAAGATGAGGAAGACCTAGCCAAACACATTCTAATTCGATGTGGTGGTAAAGCGTTGATTGGTAAGAAGTTCGGTATACTGTCACAAGGTCAACAGCAAATTGTGCTAATTGCTAGAGCGTTGATGGCTAAGCCTGAACTACTGATATTTGATGAACCTTGTAATGGACTTGATTTGTTTGCAAGACAATCCATGTTAGATAGAATTGATCACATCGCACAAGAAAAACAAACGAAAGGGTTAATCTTTGTTACTCATTATATAGAAGAAATTCCAGCAAGTTTTGACCATATATTATTACTTAAAGATGGAAAAATATTTGCAAAAGGATTAAAATCAGACGTCTTAACGCCTGATTTGTTAACACGATTTTATGACAATGCTGTTGAGGTCATTAAATTACCAGATAATCGACTAACCATTATACCAAAAAGTTCTAAGTGA